A window from Pan paniscus chromosome 14, NHGRI_mPanPan1-v2.0_pri, whole genome shotgun sequence encodes these proteins:
- the ZAR1L gene encoding protein ZAR1-like, translating to MERFVRVPYGLYQGYGNTVPLGQPGLSGHKQPDWRQNMGPPTFLARPGLLVPANAPDYCIDPYKRAQLKAILSQMNPSLSPRLCKPNTKEVGVQVSPRVDKAVQCSLGPRTLSSCSPWDGRDPQEPLPACGVTSPATGSRGLIRLRRDGDEAESKALPGPAEASQPQPPPRRSGADRQEEPGQLEESGEKDAPCPQETKSKQVPGDAASEPLRRPNFQFLEPKYGYFHCKDCKTRWESAYVWCISGTNKVYFKQLCCKCQKSFNPYRVEAIQCQTCSKSHCSCPQKKRHIDLRRPHRQELCGRCKDKRFSCGNIYSFKYVM from the exons ATGGAGCGCTTTGTCCGTGTTCCCTATGGCTTGTACCAGGGTTATGGGAACACAGTGCCTTTGGGCCAGCCTGGACTCTCAGGGCACAAACAGCCCGACTGGAGGCAAAATATGGGTCCTCCCACTTTTCTGGCCAGGCCAGGGCTGCTGGTGCCCGCGAACGCCCCTGACTACTGCATTGACCCTTACAAGAGGGCGCAGCTTAAGGCCATTCTCTCCCAGATGAACCCCAGCCTGAGCCCGCGGCTGTGCAAGCCCAACACCAAGGAGGTGGGCGTGCAGGTGAGCCCGCGGGTGGACAAGGCTGTGCAGTGCTCTCTGGGGCCTCGCACCCTCAGCAGCTGCTCCCCCTGGGACGGCAGAGACCCCCAGGAGCCCCTGCCAGCCTGTGGGGTCACTTCACCCGCCACCGGCAGCAGGGGCTTGATCCGCCTGCGGAGAGATGGGGACGAAGCGGAGAGCAAGGCGCTCCCGGGCCCTGCGGAGGCCAGCCAGCCCCAGCCACCACCACGGAGGTCAGGAGCTGACAGGCAGGAGGAGCCCGGGCAGCTGGAGGAATCGGGGGAGAAAGACGCCCCGTGCCCTCAGGAGACGAAGAGCAAGCAGGTGCCTGGAGACGCCGCCTCCGAGCCGCTCCGGAGGCCCAACTTCCAG tttttggaaCCAAAATATGGCTATTTCCACTGTAAAGATTGTAAGACCAGGTGGGAGAGTGCTTACGTGTGGTGCATTTCTGGAACGAACAAG GTTTATTTCAAACAACTCTGTTGTAAATGCCAAAAGAGTTTTAACCCTTATCGAGTAGAAGCAATCCAATGCCAG ACCTGCTCAAAGTCTCATTGTTCCTGTCCTCAAAAGAAGAGACACATTGATCTAAGGAGGCCTCATCGACAGGAACTGTGTGGTCGCTGCAAAGACAAGAGATTCTCCTGTGGCAATATTTACAGCTTTAAATATGTGATGTGA